Proteins encoded in a region of the Flavobacterium sp. MDT1-60 genome:
- a CDS encoding alpha/beta fold hydrolase — protein MKTSYHTRKINGVEIFYREAGDKNKPTLVLLHGYPTSSHMFRNLINDLSDDFHLIAPDYPGYGRSEQPPLADFAYTFENFSNIVKTLLDELDIKKFSLYLMDYGAPVGFRIASRNPDSIETLIVQNGCAYEEGLETFWDPFRALWKDRNDKEAAATLSTFHAPDGLKWQYTHNVPDTAVISPDNWEIDLRHLERPENGDIQLALFYDYRTNVPLYPEWQEYFRKSNPEMLIVYGKDDYIFPGVGAEAFKKDVKNLEFHLFSTGHFALESFGSEMGALIKDFLLRKTGK, from the coding sequence ATGAAAACAAGTTACCATACAAGAAAAATTAATGGAGTAGAGATTTTTTACAGAGAAGCCGGTGATAAAAACAAGCCAACACTAGTGTTGCTTCACGGATATCCAACATCGTCACACATGTTTCGAAATTTAATAAATGATCTGTCAGATGATTTTCATTTAATAGCACCGGATTATCCAGGTTATGGCAGAAGTGAGCAACCACCATTGGCGGATTTTGCTTATACATTTGAAAATTTCAGCAATATTGTAAAAACATTATTGGATGAATTGGATATTAAAAAATTCAGTCTTTATTTAATGGATTATGGTGCACCAGTTGGTTTTAGAATTGCCAGCAGAAATCCTGACAGCATAGAGACGCTGATTGTACAAAATGGTTGTGCTTATGAAGAAGGTCTTGAGACTTTCTGGGATCCATTTAGAGCACTTTGGAAAGATAGAAATGACAAAGAAGCAGCAGCTACATTAAGTACTTTTCATGCTCCTGACGGACTGAAATGGCAATATACACACAATGTTCCAGATACTGCTGTAATTTCGCCGGACAACTGGGAAATTGATTTAAGACACTTAGAACGCCCAGAAAATGGTGATATTCAATTGGCACTTTTTTATGATTACAGAACCAATGTGCCATTGTATCCGGAATGGCAGGAATATTTCAGAAAATCCAACCCTGAAATGTTGATTGTATACGGAAAAGATGATTATATTTTTCCAGGCGTGGGAGCTGAAGCTTTCAAAAAAGACGTGAAAAATTTAGAGTTTCATTTGTTCAGCACAGGACACTTTGCACTTGAAAGTTTTGGTAGTGAAATGGGGGCACTTATTAAAGATTTTCTTTTGAGAAAAACAGGTAAATAA
- a CDS encoding pirin family protein — MDRKDFIKKGLLGTGMFVASAAVANIMKNDIDEIKPLEPVGFNHLPSLDTPVTGNSVLHKAESRGHSNHGWLDTHQTFSFASYYNPDRMHFGVLRVLNDDVVDPSKGFGTHPHDNMEIISIPLEGDLEHKDSMNNVAIIKKGDIQVMSAGTGIYHSEFNNNKDKPVKFLQIWLYPNRKSVVPRYDQITLKSKERHNKFQQILSPDAKDQGVWIHQDAWFHLGIFDNKFTSIYHIKKKGNGVYAFIIKGSFLVNGTILNEKDGMGIWDLASLEVISQSDASEMLLMEVPMTM, encoded by the coding sequence ATGGACAGGAAAGATTTTATCAAAAAAGGACTTTTAGGAACAGGAATGTTTGTAGCCTCAGCCGCAGTTGCCAATATCATGAAGAATGATATTGACGAAATAAAACCACTTGAACCGGTAGGCTTTAATCATCTGCCCTCCCTTGATACCCCGGTAACAGGAAATAGCGTCTTACACAAGGCCGAATCAAGAGGCCATTCTAATCATGGATGGCTTGATACACACCAGACTTTTAGTTTTGCCTCTTATTACAATCCTGACAGAATGCATTTTGGTGTCCTAAGAGTGCTTAATGATGATGTTGTAGACCCATCAAAAGGATTTGGTACTCATCCTCATGATAATATGGAAATCATATCAATTCCCCTGGAAGGTGATCTGGAACATAAAGACAGTATGAACAATGTAGCCATCATCAAAAAAGGTGACATTCAGGTTATGAGCGCAGGTACCGGAATTTACCATAGTGAATTTAACAATAACAAAGACAAACCTGTTAAATTTCTTCAGATATGGCTTTACCCTAACAGAAAAAGTGTAGTACCGAGATACGACCAGATCACACTCAAGTCAAAAGAACGTCATAATAAATTCCAACAAATTTTATCTCCGGACGCTAAAGATCAGGGTGTATGGATCCATCAGGACGCTTGGTTTCATCTGGGAATTTTCGATAATAAATTTACCAGTATATACCATATTAAAAAGAAAGGTAATGGGGTTTATGCTTTTATTATAAAAGGCAGCTTCCTGGTAAACGGTACGATTCTTAACGAAAAGGACGGAATGGGAATTTGGGATCTCGCTTCTCTTGAAGTAATTTCTCAGTCCGATGCTTCTGAAATGCTTCTGATGGAAGTTCCAATGACTATGTAA
- a CDS encoding nuclear transport factor 2 family protein has translation MVKRYPLPPFTLETAIEKIQLAEDSWNTRDPYRVSQAYTADSEWRNRHLFINGTEEIVTFLTGKWSRELDYRLKKEYWAHTDNRIAVRFEYEYHNEEGQWFRAYGNENWEFNEDGLMQRRFACINDLPIKENDRKFM, from the coding sequence ATGGTAAAGAGATATCCACTTCCGCCCTTTACATTGGAGACGGCAATTGAGAAAATTCAATTGGCAGAAGATTCCTGGAACACTAGAGATCCCTACAGAGTTTCGCAGGCATATACAGCTGACAGTGAATGGAGAAACCGTCATCTATTTATTAATGGCACCGAAGAAATTGTAACATTCTTAACGGGCAAATGGTCAAGAGAACTTGACTATAGGCTTAAAAAAGAATATTGGGCACATACAGATAATCGAATAGCTGTTCGATTTGAATATGAATATCATAATGAAGAAGGGCAATGGTTCAGGGCGTATGGAAATGAAAATTGGGAATTTAATGAAGATGGCTTAATGCAGAGAAGGTTTGCTTGCATCAACGATTTGCCCATAAAAGAAAATGACAGAAAATTTATGTAA
- a CDS encoding TlpA disulfide reductase family protein, whose amino-acid sequence MIKIELKPVKWALSIFILAIAGLQSQTILKNDVSKFKIHGSIKGDITDNFAYLYYNNVEDSVKIVNNNFEFTGVINDTVSAQIYIKSAENAPQFYLENSNITIEISANKTDKDGKTIETMHIDEIKGSHSLQIQEEYLKFYQLNAGKKDFNKVLYANLTGFLKKHHTHPFSGAILAELAMVNPILSKKELNSLYSILDITKQTDQDLRFFKKGIDRLGTYSVGKPFLEFELLDQKGALIHLKKFSGKIILIDFWASWCGPCRKKSPELIALKQQFAAANFEIIGISRDKNKKQWSAAIEKDKLDWINLLDEDQKIENLIGIENIPYNYLIDEKGIIIGINLSTTDIIKILSATTKKV is encoded by the coding sequence ATGATTAAAATCGAACTAAAACCAGTAAAGTGGGCATTATCCATTTTTATTTTAGCAATTGCAGGCCTACAGAGCCAAACTATCTTAAAAAACGATGTGAGCAAGTTTAAAATTCATGGCAGTATTAAAGGAGATATCACTGATAATTTTGCTTACTTATATTATAATAATGTAGAGGACAGTGTGAAAATTGTCAATAATAATTTTGAATTTACAGGCGTAATTAATGATACGGTAAGTGCCCAGATTTATATCAAATCTGCTGAGAATGCTCCTCAGTTCTATTTAGAGAATAGTAACATTACCATTGAGATCAGTGCAAATAAGACAGATAAGGATGGGAAAACTATTGAAACAATGCATATTGACGAAATTAAAGGATCTCATTCTTTACAGATACAGGAAGAATATTTAAAATTTTACCAATTGAATGCCGGGAAAAAAGATTTTAATAAAGTGCTGTATGCGAATTTGACAGGTTTTTTAAAAAAACATCATACTCATCCTTTTAGCGGGGCGATATTGGCTGAATTGGCAATGGTTAATCCTATACTTAGCAAAAAGGAATTAAATTCGCTTTATTCTATTTTAGATATTACCAAACAAACTGATCAAGACCTCCGATTCTTTAAAAAAGGAATTGACAGGTTGGGCACTTATTCGGTTGGAAAACCTTTCTTAGAATTTGAATTACTAGACCAAAAAGGCGCTCTAATTCATTTAAAGAAATTCAGTGGAAAAATCATACTTATTGATTTTTGGGCTTCATGGTGTGGACCCTGCAGAAAAAAAAGCCCTGAACTTATTGCTTTAAAGCAGCAATTTGCGGCGGCTAATTTTGAAATAATTGGTATTTCCAGAGATAAAAATAAAAAACAATGGAGTGCGGCTATAGAAAAAGATAAGTTAGACTGGATAAATTTACTGGATGAGGATCAAAAAATCGAAAACCTTATCGGAATAGAAAACATCCCCTACAACTACCTTATCGATGAAAAAGGTATTATAATAGGTATTAATCTTTCCACAACAGATATAATTAAAATTTTATCAGCTACTACCAAAAAAGTCTAA
- a CDS encoding VOC family protein yields MHIRLLVVRTGNPERLADFYSLFGLTFEYHKHGNSPFHYTAAMGQTILEIYPLAKEQSEPDVNLRLGFEIVSFNETIQKLRDNNVRFLSEPAITDFGFMTIIADPDGRKIELYDQHTPI; encoded by the coding sequence ATGCACATTCGACTATTGGTTGTACGAACAGGGAATCCTGAAAGACTGGCGGATTTTTATAGCTTATTTGGATTAACATTTGAATATCACAAACATGGAAATTCTCCTTTCCATTATACAGCTGCAATGGGACAAACAATTCTGGAGATTTATCCATTAGCAAAGGAACAATCGGAACCCGATGTAAATTTACGTTTAGGTTTTGAAATTGTCAGCTTTAATGAAACTATTCAGAAATTAAGGGACAATAATGTACGCTTTTTATCCGAACCTGCCATCACCGATTTTGGATTTATGACCATAATCGCTGATCCTGACGGCAGAAAAATTGAACTTTATGATCAACATACTCCTATTTGA